AGCAGtaatttcgtttttctcgagatGATTGGGGAGGACAAAATGTTTAGGCCATGATTTGCGGTGTCAATAAACTTTACCCATAtttaatacaaatttttagcgttaatattgattgaattattttataactGAATTAGTGAAAGTTTAGTGAGTAGATTACGAATaaagtaattgaaaaatgtagaTATAAAGCGCAAGGCAATTGAATAAATAGATAAACATGAATAATGTCTTGAAGACGATATTATTTGGTTCTTcgtgggataaaaaaattaaaaataacaaaatacatttattttcaaaatccaGAATTACTTCTTCTTTGTAGTCTGTAAATTctgtagaaaaatattctcggaCATTTTCATATGAACTCACGGGCTTCAATGTTATCAAATCGTGTTATTAtctccaaaaataattaataacaaatcgATGAGAGACGATTCGCCGTTATTTCTCTTCACTATTCAATTTCCAGGCTGGTTGACATGTTTCCTTATCTTCAGTTATTAAATTCACATTGGGCTTTGTACCCTTACGACCACCTACGCAGGTATATCTGAAATGAAGACAATAGAGAGGAGGAATGGGGGGTTTATCGAGTTATTCATGATAATGCAATATTACTTACCCTTTGTCGTATAACGAGCAATATGGTAGACTGAGAGATCTTGCTAATGTCCATAAACTGTCGACTGTCCATCCGTTCAAGGGACACTTAATAATCATTGATGTGATGCTAGGATGTCTAGCAAAACTGTGATACTGGCCGTTATCTTTATTTCTCGATTTTATTCccagtaataaaatttttatatctgGGTGAGACACTTTCAGGCTCTTCGCTGCCTCCTGAGGGAGCTGGTTCAGGGCTATTATGTTGAGATTGTATCtggagaatattttaaaattacacGCGAAGACACTATTTTAATTCAGGAGGATTTCAGCAGACGAaagtttttggggaaaaaatttctaggactgcaagaaattttttattaattgtctgttttttttattgtcatatTATCTTCTAAATGTGTTAATATTTAGTCTTATGCTTTTTGGCCTCAAAAATTTAGAATTCAAACTAAAAATTATCACTAAAACTCTTGAATACCTCGACGTAATGGCTTCGATGAACTTCTCGACTTCAGGAAGCCACTCCTCATATTTAAacattatcaaattaattttcgaggAACTTCCCAATTGCATCTGTGCCACGTGAGCCAAGTGAAGTAACGCAGTGGACTCTATGCTCCCATCGAAGCAAATTGCAACTTCATTTGCCTTCTCGTAGACTTTTCTGAAAGTGAATTATGAGGAAATGTCCAAAAGGCGATTTATGAATCTTCATAACTTCCAgtcaatttaataaattgaattggaTAATTGAAGGGTAAATATTACCTGAGTTCCTCTAcagtttttttatatatttcacTCTGACAAGTCTCGACGAATActgagaatttttcatgagCGTCGATGTGAGGATGTTTGTCGTAATTTATGAATACCTCTCGTGGGACCAAGCTACGAAATCTCTCCTGTGCTTTTAATGTTTCAGTCTCGTTGTCACTCTCAATCGTCACTCTTGCCTTATAATaactgaaaaacattttttattgaagaatttttttccgtttttttcatctcgtcgTTTAATATACACAAAAAATtacgggaaaaaaaattcaaaaaaattctgctccatttatttaattggaatGAAGTCGTAATTAACTTGTCTAATTACCTTTCCCCGCTGACAGGATAAGAGCCGAAAGCGACACTTGGAAATTCTCTAGCCACGTTTGTTAATGCGTCTGCAAAAGACTCCTCTTTAGCgtctaaaaataattctctctttacgaattttttttcgcccctGAATAGATCCTGAAagaattgataataaattgattatgaaaaaaaatcgaaggaaacggggaattgattaattagtcAATCATCTGAgtgactaattaattaattactcagTCACCTGATTGGCTAATCAATTCATCATTGAATCCCCTGATTGGCTAATTAATTCGTTACTAAGTCACCCACCCggccaattaattaatttccccaaattcaattaacttaattacaattaattgTCCCAAAAGCGTTAATTACCCTGCAAAGGCTGTGAAACAATCTCTCAAAATACACAGGAGATCCCGGAAAAACGTAGACATTTTCGACGTTAACACAGGGAAATTTGAGAGTCTCCCCAGTTTCCGGACTCTTCCCGAACTTCAGCACAGACTTCCTGGGGATGTGTGCTATTTTAAAAGCTGGAGAATTTCGATCTTCGGTCTTGTAAACGTCCTTGACAATGTCCACAATCGTCGGATGACAATGCAGTGAGTCATTGAAAGCCTTTGCCAATCCCTCAAAGGTCATGTCATCGTGAGTCGGTCCAATTCCCCCGGATGTTATCACGTACCTGTACTTCCCAGAGAACTCTGTTATCTCTTTTGCTATTGTGTCAATATCATCACTTATCaccgatattttttcaactttaatGCCACATTCCCAGAGTAATGAGCACATGAAGAAGGAATTTGTGTCCTTCACTTGGGCTTTCAGAATCTCATCTCCAATAACTGCAATGATAATTAGTGCAATAGAAAAAACTGGAGAGCAAATTCGACTGcgattttattttagaaaaattaattgttcaggTGACTGCCCTGGTGTGAATAATCAATTGTAAATACATCTTATGATAAACCATTAAATGGCAAAAAATCGAGAACTCAAGTTCGCAAGCGACTGATTAAAACACCAATAAATTGACTCACTAATTAATCCGGCATTACATTTGGTCCCAGATCTGCTGAACGACCTTGCAGCAATACGGGCGTATGTCCCGAGATTACCGAGTGATAAATTACGAAGCAGATACTGACAAATTTGCAACATCTTCAACACTTGATCGACTGacaccaataaaaaaaatccaatcctCCGATTATCTTATCATTTTTACCACGAGCTCAAATTGTCATCTCCACTCCCTGATGCAGACATTGACACTCATGATGGGCAGAGTCCTTCACTTACAAAATCGTGAATGAGGTTATGTTTGAGCAATCAGCTGATATGATACTCTAATGAAGAAATAGACAACACAAGCACTAAAAGCAATATCAACTCTCCTGaatgttgaaattattttttactgcatTAATGTTATAAATTCCCTCAATAAAACATTGATGGAAGTGTCACCATGAGTGGTTCATTGTTCCAGCAAACTGTGAAGACGCCGAAGCAGCTGTACAAGTTCCTTCTCCGTTCGTGTGAACAATTACCAAAAGCTCCCAAGGCGTTCTATAAACACTCAATCAAGCAGGTGAGTCATAACTCTTTGTAATCAATACACATTTATTCAGATCTATTCTAATTCCAGTTATTTAAGTTGTATGAACTTATGATGGAGAGGTTATGTATGCTCTTATTCCAGAATTCGCCTCCTAGATCTACTTTTAAAGGGATGATCATTTACGTTTCAGAGTTTTAAACAACATGTTAATGAACCAGATCCTGAGAGAGTGAAGCAGATAATGGAAAAGTCGTTGAGTGATGCTGAATGGTTTTTCAAGAAGGtacgaattatttttctgaagcatgtcatttatttgtaaaaccaataatttgatttcatttttgtaaacaaaattTGTGGCACGTTCACTGGAAAACTTACAATTTGTACCACAAACTTCAGTACAAATTGTTATTTAATGtctcataaatatttatttttcagtacAAAATCGACGTCGATTCCTTGCTATCGAAAACTCCCAAATAACCTCTAAAAACATGGAATACCACGACTTATCAAGTCAAGAGATCAACGTTCCATCTTCCCAGTTCTGGAAGACAATTGATTTATGGGTTAACAATCCGCATTTTGTCAACCGTCGTGTCTTGTCGTCAGTTACACTCTCCAGAGTAGAATTAAACCCTCAGGACGATTTTCTGGCCCAAATCCACAGTATCCCCGTGGAAAAGCTAGCGCCTACGCCAGTTCCttcagaaatttttccctcagcCTCGCCCCCAGAGGATATCAACCCCTTTTACACTCAAGAGGGCAATTACCTGCTCACAAGAAAATTATTCCCTCGagatgagaataatttttctgagactgttgatttttttattctggaaAAATCCAAACCGTCTGTCACGTGGATCTCAAAGAGTTTGAATCCAGAAAAACGTTGTCTAGGATTTGAGATACCTTGCAGAATAATTCTACAGgataaaaacttgaaaatatcCATTGGAAATAAGTTCAGAATATCAGCAGGCGATGGAGCTGCCAATTGGCTGAAGGACAAGTTCTTTCCCAGGCTAGTCAAGTGGATGGAAACTGATTCCCCAAAGAATAATTTCGTTGAAGGATCTCTCAACCTCGTATCACCAGAGAAATACACCAATTTGTACAACACTCTGAAGAAGAAATATGGACCTGAACTCGTGAAAAAATGGCCAGAATCAACAGATCCAGCGAAATTCGTCTACGAGGACATCGCTATCGcttgttatttaattttactcTGGGAAGAGGAAAGAAGAGACATGAAAATTGCTGAGAAACAGTCGTTTTTGGATCTAGGATGTGGAAATGGATTGTTGGTTTTTATTCTGACGAGTGAGGGATATCCAGGAAGGGGAATCGATCTTAGGAGACGAAAAATCTGGGATTTATTTAGTGATATACAACTAGAAGTGAGGTTTATCTTAAATTATTGCAATTTCTTagatttctttattttatgaGTCATTACGAAATTTCTtacttcataaataatttctttcataattttcactttcataaataatttttttttataaatccaTGGATAagcaagagaaaaaattaaatcagcTATTGATCAttctttaaatattcattattttttctgcagGAGAAAACGATAATTCCATCATCAAAATCGTTATTTCCCACAACCGATTGGTTAATCGGTAATCACTCAGACGAGCTGACCCCCTGGATTCCAGTGATAGCAGCTCGAAGCTCATACACCTGCAGGTTTTTCTTACTTCCCTGTTGTGCCCACGAATTCGATGGTAGAAAATTCCAGAGGGACTCAGCCTCCAGCAGTCAGTACTCCGAGTACCTGAAGTACATAAAAAGTGTCTGTGAGACGTGTGGATTCTCCACCAGGCTCGATAAACTGCGAATTCCCTCCACCAAGCGAATTTGCCTGATAGGTCAGGGCCGGGTTTACCCTGAGGCAGACTTGCAGgatgaaaaaatcgagaaaatgaTCAGTGGAAGATCTCTCAGACCTCAAGACAGTGAAAAACCCTCGGACGAATGGGCGAGGGACTTCAAACCTCGAGAGATCGTGGAGAGGGTCAGGAATTGCACGCAAGTCAACCGCAATGTCATCAATGAAATTGTTGACCTGGTGTCTACAGAGCTTCTTCGAAAGACTCGAAAAATCAGTCTGAGTCACCTAGAGAATTCTGAGAGACTCTGGAACGCTGGGGGACAATTGGAACTTAATGAAATAGCGAGGCTAATCCCTTCGGAGAGCCTCAAACAACTGAAGAACGAGTGTGGAGGGCTGCAGactctcataaaaaataatagtcaTATTTTCCAAGTGACCAACGGGTCTGTTCAGTTCCGAATTCCCGGCTGTCCTTCGAattccaaaagaaaaaaatctggaaaatcTAGAATTGTGCTGAGAGTCAAGCCCTGTTGGTTCTTTGAGAATCACCCTGATGGCTGTCCCCTTCCCGATGAAACCTGCAGTTTCAAACACTCCGAGGTTGTAGCTaattagtaataataataaataacgttgattgttaactattaactCTCTCAATTTAGAGTTGAAGCTtctcttatttatttatacaagACGATAAGAATTGttacaaaataattgaaaatatatgaaGCACTCAAGACAGTGAAATGTCCTGGAAATCCACGGAGTACACAcgagaattaaattcttccCGATCAAGCCAAATTTCATTCCTTAATCGTGAAAAATCACGACGAATTTGAAACGCGGTCATAAGTGCTATGGGATCTCGACACCGGGGGGCCtgacattttaatttcaactttttttgcAAAGtgattaagggatgaaactaAGTTTGATGAagaagaattcaattttacttCGAACAGCGTTGGTTTCATtccttaattttaattagGAAGGgagatatgattttttaatcaccgGGAGAATTCTCTTGCGCCCCTGCGTTGACATTCAATTTAATCGACTGTCGAGCTACGGAGGTCGACAACCCACCGAGCCATCAAAATCGACGATTGCGCTTTCACGGCTGGGGTCATCATTAGCGTTCGCGTGGGGTCGCTCGGCTCCCCAGATCTGAGCCTCCACTTTAGTCAATCCTTTTTGGTTTTGGAAAAGGGAATAGACTGAAGCAGAGGCTCACGCCAACGTTAGTAACGACCCCGGCAGTAAGGGGCGCCCTCGTCGCCTCTGGCGGCGGcagttacaaaaaaatttgtatgtAAATAATCGGAAGGTCCTTTCAGGTCGCAAAATGAACGAATTCGATCGTTTAGACTAGGTTTGCCCGGTTTGTACCatctttaaaatttttcaataggtttttatTGATTGTTAAATGATCAATTGAGTATTGAACAAGAGCTAAATTCGGATAATTTTGCGGACAGCAGTATAGGTCAACCGACCAGGGTCGTAATTAATTAGTAATAAATAACGTTGATTAGTAAATACCAATTCTCACAATTTATAATTGAagaatcgattatttatttgtacaagacgatgagaatttttacaaaaaaattgaaaatatgaacACAAAGTATTTCACCGATTACAAAAAGCGAGCACATTATGCAGTATAAAAACATTATCAcaaattccattaaattaattggctATATCTACTATTGGCACTTTCTCCTATCATTAACTAgccacaaaaatatttccagtaTTTTCCTGAATACAGAAAAATTATATACAGCTTTGacattttcacaaaaaaaaaaatcaaacgatTTGATTTTCAAACTTCATTTCAGAAATTCAACCAGAGAGATGTCATCCAGACTCAGTAGCCTGTTAACATTGATCTGATTATCAACATCCTGAGTGACTTTAGCACTCAACTGCTGTCCTCTCCTCAGTTTCTTTCCCTCGATGGTGTCCAGCTGATGAACCCTCCGGAGATGAGTCTGCAGATTTCCCTTTTGCGTGAAAGAATAATCGCAGTGAGGACAGGAATAGGGTCTGTCACCAGTGTGATGCTTCTGATGCATCTGCAGGGTTACCTTCTGTGCAAACGATTTCTCACACAGTTGACACTTGAAGGGCCTCTCCCCAGTGTGAATCCTCTTGTGTCTCTCCACCTGACAGGGCTTCATAAAAGTCTTTCCACAGATGTCACACTCCTTCTTCGTGGATGCCTTCCCTTTGCTCTTCTGCACTGGTGGCTGGAGTCGTTGATTCGAGACTTCCATTGTCTCCTGCGGCATCTCCACGAGAGTCATACAGTTGTCCAGCTGTAGCTGATTCTCTTGGGCTCCAGGAATCTCCAGTTGCGTCGATAGCATAAGATTGTCATTCACTTCTAGACTTTcactaattaaatttccattttgaCTGAGTAAATTCGTTTCCTGAGGGATCAAGTTGGCATCCTGATTGATTAAATTATCCTGACTGATGTTACCATCGTTCAGATGTAGCAGTGCAGACTCATCTGTCTGGATGGTGACGAGACCACTGCtcagtaaaaattgaagaTTGGCGACAAGTTGATTGGACTCGTTGACAGACAGAACTGAATTATTATTGACAATCGTTCCATCAGCGTTGAATGTCAGTTGATCTCCAATGCCACTTGTGTCAATGGTGATGGTGTCAAGGTTGGGATAGTCTGGCTCCAACTGGGCTCCAGTACTGACTTTAACGCTGGTCTCTTCAGGCTCTTCAGGTACCTCAACCTTCGGATTTTTCTTCTGTCTTCCTCGTCGTTTGCCGCCGTTATCTCCTGTGCTTTTAGTGTGTGTCACCATGTGAACCTTCCTGTGTCCCGACGTCCTGAACCTCTGGTCGCATATTGGACACTTGAAGGGCTTCGATCCAGTATGCAATCTCATGTGGACCTTCAAACTTCCTTTTGTCGCGAAGAGACTGTTGCAGACATGACAGCAGAAAGATTTGCTGCCCTCGTGGACCTTCATGTGACAGTCCAGGGTGCATTTGACTGCGAAACTCTTGTCACAGTGAGTGCATTGATAAGGACGCTCACCAGTATGGGTTCTTATGTGGCGGACTAAGTCACTGGGCTTACGAAACGTCTTGGGGCAGTATTCACATTTGTTCATGtattcctttttttctttgtCGGCTACGGTCGTCAGGGGCCTGATTGTGTTGCACTCGGCCACGGAGTCCATCAGAACTCTTTCAGATActgaaattcaatggaaaattattttgagaagattgagaggagggaaaaaattatattagaaATTTTGGGACCAATTTGGTGAACCTACATCAGTTGGAAAATAGTCTATAGAGTAGTGAAGATAGGAAAAAGTCGATGATGGCAAACAAAtactaaattaaattaaattttcaacgaatcgAGAAATAAGACtgacaaatttttcaaatatttggaaatagtaaTTGGAAAGTCTAAATTCAgaagtttttcaaaaaataaaatctaccATATCTTCCCGTGACAACTTCCATTCTAGAACATTTTTTAACTCAATAAAACCCTAAAAAAGATAATTAAACGATTGCACAACAAACCTGACGAATCAGTAGCATCACTCCTCCCTTTCAGCGTCAACAAATCCGGATCAACCCCAATGGGATCCTTTTGTGAACTATCAGGTTCAATAGAAGTGATTGGATCCCACGAAATAGTTTCATGACACTTGACATGTAATTTCAATTGCCCCTCACTGGAGAATGTCTCCCCGCACCTGGGACAGTTGTAAGCCACCTCCTgtttattatgaattttaatatGTCGAGTCAATCCCCCGTTCGTACAAAATTTTAGTGAGCACTCAGGACACTGAAATTCCCTGGATCCCCGATGGCTCCTCAGATGAGTCTTCAATGCAGCAGCAGTGAATCCCTTTTTCAAGCAGATATGACACTGGAGCAACGATTCCTGAGGTTTCGGCACCTCTGGAGTAGTGAAGAGAGATGAAAGATGACTCTCCACACGTTGACCGACAGAATCAGCTTGAAAGGGCCCGGAAAGAGCACACGATTTATCAACAGTTGATTCATTGTCCAGATTCAAGAGACCACTGGTATCAGTGGTGTCAGCTTTTGCAATGATTTTTGGATACTTGGGACACGATGGAACTGGTCGAATGACCTCTGATCCCTGTGGTATAGATGACACTACCACCAACTGTCCATGACTCTTAACCTGATTGTCGATGGTTCCACAGGACACTGGAATCATTCTCTGCTCCTCTTGTGCTGATCTGGGAAGAATGCTCGCCATACTCGTGGAATTTGCTGAACTTATACCCATGTCAATTTCCGCATCCGACTGAACAAAC
This genomic interval from Diachasmimorpha longicaudata isolate KC_UGA_2023 chromosome 4, iyDiaLong2, whole genome shotgun sequence contains the following:
- the LOC135161416 gene encoding FAD synthase-like — protein: MLQICQYLLRNLSLGNLGTYARIAARSFSRSGTKCNAGLIIIGDEILKAQVKDTNSFFMCSLLWECGIKVEKISVISDDIDTIAKEITEFSGKYRYVITSGGIGPTHDDMTFEGLAKAFNDSLHCHPTIVDIVKDVYKTEDRNSPAFKIAHIPRKSVLKFGKSPETGETLKFPCVNVENVYVFPGSPVYFERLFHSLCRDLFRGEKKFVKRELFLDAKEESFADALTNVAREFPSVAFGSYPVSGESYYKARVTIESDNETETLKAQERFRSLVPREVFINYDKHPHIDAHEKFSVFVETCQSEIYKKTVEELRKVYEKANEVAICFDGSIESTALLHLAHVAQMQLGSSSKINLIMFKYEEWLPEVEKFIEAITSRYNLNIIALNQLPQEAAKSLKVSHPDIKILLLGIKSRNKDNGQYHSFARHPSITSMIIKCPLNGWTVDSLWTLARSLSLPYCSLYDKGYTCVGGRKGTKPNVNLITEDKETCQPAWKLNSEEK
- the LOC135161415 gene encoding probable tRNA (uracil-O(2)-)-methyltransferase; its protein translation is MVFQEVQNRRRFLAIENSQITSKNMEYHDLSSQEINVPSSQFWKTIDLWVNNPHFVNRRVLSSVTLSRVELNPQDDFLAQIHSIPVEKLAPTPVPSEIFPSASPPEDINPFYTQEGNYLLTRKLFPRDENNFSETVDFFILEKSKPSVTWISKSLNPEKRCLGFEIPCRIILQDKNLKISIGNKFRISAGDGAANWLKDKFFPRLVKWMETDSPKNNFVEGSLNLVSPEKYTNLYNTLKKKYGPELVKKWPESTDPAKFVYEDIAIACYLILLWEEERRDMKIAEKQSFLDLGCGNGLLVFILTSEGYPGRGIDLRRRKIWDLFSDIQLEEKTIIPSSKSLFPTTDWLIGNHSDELTPWIPVIAARSSYTCRFFLLPCCAHEFDGRKFQRDSASSSQYSEYLKYIKSVCETCGFSTRLDKLRIPSTKRICLIGQGRVYPEADLQDEKIEKMISGRSLRPQDSEKPSDEWARDFKPREIVERVRNCTQVNRNVINEIVDLVSTELLRKTRKISLSHLENSERLWNAGGQLELNEIARLIPSESLKQLKNECGGLQTLIKNNSHIFQVTNGSVQFRIPGCPSNSKRKKSGKSRIVLRVKPCWFFENHPDGCPLPDETCSFKHSEVVAN